In the genome of cyanobacterium endosymbiont of Braarudosphaera bigelowii, one region contains:
- the pdxA gene encoding 4-hydroxythreonine-4-phosphate dehydrogenase PdxA, whose amino-acid sequence MQSANLSLNQRPKLALTLGDPAGIGPEIILKVLADPVISQSCELTVIGTKSILLENYQQLPIKKEKLANPERFSILDVPIDPIVQSQIIPGYGNAASGEASFKYLNTAITQTLKGNFQGIITAPISKLSWKIAGFNYPGQTEILAKRAKVDQFGMLFVAKSPYTGWIMRTLLATTHIPLNKVSQTLTPNLMSVKLNLLINYLDNNFSIKNPKIIIGGLNPHSGENGQLGTEEKDWLLPWLIKERINHPNIKLVGLVPPDTMWVKPMKAWFGSLLESEKTRNSIYTQNYDELADAYLSLYHDQGLIPVKLMAFEQAVNNTIGLPFIRTSPDHGTAFDIAGKGIARINSLREAINLAITLTK is encoded by the coding sequence ATGCAATCTGCCAACCTTTCTTTAAATCAACGTCCAAAGTTAGCTTTAACACTTGGAGATCCAGCTGGTATTGGACCAGAAATTATTCTTAAGGTATTAGCAGATCCCGTTATTTCTCAATCTTGTGAGTTAACTGTTATTGGAACAAAATCAATATTATTAGAAAATTATCAACAATTACCAATAAAAAAAGAAAAGTTAGCTAATCCTGAAAGATTCTCGATACTTGATGTTCCGATAGATCCTATTGTTCAATCCCAAATTATTCCGGGTTACGGTAATGCAGCTAGTGGTGAAGCTAGTTTTAAATATTTAAATACAGCAATTACTCAAACTCTTAAAGGAAATTTTCAAGGAATTATTACGGCTCCTATTTCAAAATTATCCTGGAAAATTGCTGGATTTAACTATCCTGGACAAACTGAAATCTTGGCAAAAAGAGCAAAAGTTGATCAATTTGGAATGTTATTTGTAGCCAAGTCGCCCTACACTGGATGGATTATGAGAACATTATTGGCTACTACACATATTCCTTTAAATAAAGTTTCACAAACCCTAACTCCTAATCTTATGTCTGTGAAATTAAATCTATTAATTAATTACCTTGATAATAATTTCTCTATTAAAAATCCAAAAATTATTATTGGAGGATTGAATCCTCATAGTGGAGAAAATGGACAGTTAGGAACAGAAGAGAAAGATTGGTTGTTACCTTGGCTAATAAAAGAGAGAATAAATCATCCCAATATTAAATTAGTCGGCTTAGTTCCTCCTGATACTATGTGGGTAAAACCCATGAAGGCTTGGTTTGGAAGTTTATTAGAATCAGAAAAAACTAGAAACTCTATTTATACTCAGAATTATGATGAGTTAGCAGACGCTTACTTATCCTTATATCATGATCAAGGATTAATACCTGTGAAATTAATGGCTTTTGAACAAGCTGTTAATAATACTATTGGATTACCTTTTATTCGCACTTCACCTGATCATGGAACTGCTTTTGATATCGCTGGAAAAGGTATTGCGAGAATTAATAGCTTAAGAGAAGCTATTAATCTTGCAATTACACTAACTAAGTAG
- the nifV gene encoding homocitrate synthase, translated as MSNVYINDTTLRDGEQAAGVVFNVAEKVAIASLMDIIGIPELEVGIPAMGGSETEAITKIVNSGLKTALLGWNRAVISDIKASIACGLKRVHIAVPVSDIQIKAKFDGKTTAVWEKLKSSLNFALDKGLFVSIGAEDASRANESFLIEFAQYAQDLGASRFRFCDTVGILSPLTTTQKVKKLVENLVIPVEMHTHNDFGLATANALAGLQAGATSVNTTVNGLGERAGNAALEEIVMALKQLYKINLPINTSRLRELSQLVVQASGMNLPPWKAIVGDNIFAHESGIHVHGVLKNPQTYEPFAPEEIGWERRLVIGKHSGRSLLINLLSQHGINIDYEESQKILDAVRHLSVQMKRNLTIEELLDLVINRRISHGIV; from the coding sequence ATGAGTAATGTCTACATCAATGATACAACTTTAAGAGATGGTGAACAGGCGGCAGGAGTAGTTTTTAATGTTGCCGAAAAAGTTGCAATTGCATCTCTTATGGATATTATTGGTATTCCTGAACTAGAAGTTGGAATTCCTGCAATGGGAGGTAGTGAAACTGAAGCTATTACTAAGATTGTTAATAGTGGATTGAAGACTGCTCTTCTCGGATGGAATCGTGCAGTAATTTCAGATATAAAGGCCTCTATCGCTTGTGGCTTAAAAAGAGTTCATATAGCCGTTCCTGTATCTGATATACAAATTAAGGCAAAATTTGACGGAAAAACTACAGCTGTTTGGGAAAAACTCAAAAGTAGCCTCAATTTTGCTTTAGACAAAGGACTATTTGTTTCTATTGGTGCAGAAGATGCCTCACGTGCAAACGAATCATTTTTAATAGAGTTTGCTCAATATGCTCAAGATTTAGGAGCTTCCCGTTTTCGTTTCTGTGATACTGTAGGTATTCTTAGCCCTCTAACTACTACCCAAAAAGTAAAGAAATTAGTTGAAAATCTCGTTATTCCTGTTGAAATGCATACTCACAATGATTTTGGTTTAGCTACTGCCAATGCTTTAGCAGGTTTACAAGCAGGAGCAACTTCTGTAAATACTACAGTTAACGGACTAGGGGAACGAGCAGGCAATGCTGCTCTTGAAGAAATTGTAATGGCTCTCAAGCAGCTATACAAAATTAATTTACCAATAAATACTTCTCGCTTACGAGAATTATCTCAACTAGTTGTTCAAGCCTCTGGTATGAATCTTCCACCTTGGAAAGCAATTGTTGGGGACAACATATTTGCTCATGAATCAGGCATTCATGTTCACGGAGTTTTAAAAAATCCTCAGACATATGAACCTTTTGCTCCAGAAGAAATAGGTTGGGAACGTCGTTTAGTAATTGGTAAACATTCGGGGCGAAGCTTGTTGATAAACTTATTAAGCCAACATGGCATTAATATAGATTATGAAGAGTCCCAAAAAATATTAGATGCTGTTCGTCATTTATCTGTACAGATGAAACGCAATCTAACAATTGAAGAACTACTTGATTTAGTAATAAATAGGAGAATATCTCATGGGATTGTATAA
- the petM gene encoding cytochrome b6-f complex subunit PetM, translating to MTAESMMFNGPALIGVLVLFGLAWGFLILKIQGGEAE from the coding sequence ATGACAGCTGAAAGTATGATGTTTAACGGTCCAGCTTTGATAGGAGTTTTAGTTCTCTTTGGTTTAGCTTGGGGATTTCTTATACTCAAGATCCAAGGAGGAGAAGCTGAATAG
- the nifS gene encoding cysteine desulfurase NifS, translated as MKDCIYLDNNATTQIDSEVLSEMMPYLNFYYGNPSSMHSFGGQVGKAVRTGREQVASLLGAEPSEIIFTSCGTEGDNAAINAALISQKNKRHIITTEVEHPAILSHCKQLERQGYQVTYLSVDKYGQLDLNEVQASLNGNTALVSIMYANNETGVIFPIEEIGQMVKEYGALFHVDAVQAVGKIPLNMKTSTIDMLTISGHKIHAPKGIGALYIRKGVRFRPLIIGGHQERGRRGGTENVAGIAALGKAAELAQLNLSNIHEERELRDYLENTILDLIPDTVVNGERTKRLPNTTNIGFKYIEGEAILLSINKYGICASSGSACTSGSLEPSHVLRAMKVPYSVLHGSIRFSLSRYTTKSEIDRVIEILPDTISRLRAISPFSSDNSTWLQEMEKEALAK; from the coding sequence ATGAAAGACTGTATATATTTAGATAATAATGCAACTACGCAAATAGACAGCGAAGTACTCTCAGAGATGATGCCTTACCTCAACTTCTATTATGGTAATCCATCTAGCATGCACTCTTTTGGTGGTCAAGTTGGAAAAGCTGTCCGTACAGGAAGAGAACAAGTCGCATCTCTGCTAGGTGCTGAGCCATCCGAAATCATTTTTACAAGCTGTGGTACCGAAGGAGATAATGCGGCCATTAATGCTGCACTGATATCTCAAAAGAATAAGCGTCATATTATTACAACTGAAGTAGAACATCCAGCTATCCTAAGTCACTGTAAACAGCTTGAAAGACAAGGTTATCAGGTAACATACTTATCTGTAGATAAGTATGGTCAACTTGACCTAAATGAAGTCCAAGCATCCTTAAATGGAAATACAGCACTAGTATCTATCATGTATGCTAATAACGAGACTGGTGTTATCTTTCCTATTGAAGAGATAGGTCAAATGGTTAAAGAGTATGGAGCCTTATTTCATGTAGATGCAGTACAGGCGGTAGGTAAAATACCTTTAAATATGAAAACAAGTACCATTGATATGCTAACTATATCTGGTCATAAGATTCATGCTCCGAAAGGAATAGGCGCTCTATATATTCGTAAAGGTGTACGTTTCCGCCCCCTCATAATTGGTGGACATCAAGAAAGAGGACGCCGAGGTGGTACAGAAAACGTAGCTGGAATAGCCGCTCTAGGTAAAGCAGCAGAGTTGGCTCAATTAAACCTATCTAATATACACGAAGAACGAGAGTTAAGAGATTACTTAGAAAATACTATTTTAGACTTAATTCCTGATACTGTTGTTAACGGTGAAAGGACAAAAAGATTACCAAATACAACAAATATAGGTTTCAAATATATAGAAGGAGAAGCAATTCTTTTATCTATTAATAAGTATGGTATTTGTGCCTCTTCTGGATCAGCATGTACTTCAGGTTCATTGGAGCCTTCTCATGTGCTAAGAGCTATGAAGGTACCTTATAGTGTACTTCACGGATCTATTCGTTTTAGTCTTTCACGATATACGACTAAAAGCGAAATTGATCGAGTAATAGAAATCCTACCAGATACGATTAGTCGCCTTCGTGCTATATCGCCTTTCAGCAGCGATAACTCTACTTGGTTACAGGAAATGGAAAAGGAAGCTTTAGCCAAATAG
- a CDS encoding nitrogen fixation protein NifZ: MGLYNPGEIELNDPPVFEIEQKVRLRKMIRNDGTFPGKEVGESLAKKGDTGYIVSIGTYLQSYYIYAVHFLESGSVVGCRYNEIVAAEDTFFDDTDDKENEEN, from the coding sequence ATGGGATTGTATAATCCAGGTGAAATCGAACTTAATGATCCTCCAGTTTTTGAAATAGAACAAAAAGTTCGTCTTCGAAAAATGATTCGCAATGATGGAACGTTTCCTGGCAAAGAAGTAGGAGAAAGTCTAGCTAAAAAAGGGGATACGGGATATATTGTTAGTATTGGTACTTATCTTCAAAGCTATTACATCTATGCTGTTCATTTTTTGGAAAGTGGTTCTGTTGTAGGCTGTCGCTATAATGAAATAGTCGCCGCTGAAGATACTTTCTTCGATGATACTGATGATAAAGAGAATGAAGAAAATTAA
- a CDS encoding DUF2949 domain-containing protein, with protein sequence MIYYFNLKSLCFFSSWCQNINNLTLSTVMQKQLISTEFRQFLQQEIAISSKDLSVVFNNQRQPNDPIPMLLWQYGLISSNQLQLIWDWLDAQVCLQLP encoded by the coding sequence ATGATTTATTATTTTAACCTTAAGTCTCTTTGCTTCTTTTCTAGTTGGTGTCAAAATATTAATAACTTAACTCTGAGTACTGTTATGCAAAAACAATTAATATCTACAGAATTTAGACAATTCCTACAACAGGAAATTGCTATTTCTTCAAAAGATTTATCTGTTGTCTTTAATAACCAACGTCAGCCGAACGATCCAATCCCTATGCTTTTGTGGCAATATGGTTTGATCTCATCTAATCAGCTACAACTAATTTGGGATTGGTTAGATGCCCAGGTTTGTCTTCAATTACCCTAA
- a CDS encoding ArsC/Spx/MgsR family protein, protein MAKIIFYEKPGCRNNTKQKNLLIAAGHELDVKNILTESWTIDKLYLFFKDLPQTLWFNHSAPRIKSGEIIPKNFTNADGRNILELMVADPLLIRRPLIQVGQTYNAGFEQDTINNWIGLNPIQSSAEDLETCPRTHEEN, encoded by the coding sequence ATGGCTAAAATTATATTTTATGAGAAACCAGGCTGTCGCAATAATACAAAGCAGAAAAATTTACTTATTGCCGCAGGTCATGAGCTAGACGTTAAAAATATTTTGACTGAATCTTGGACAATAGATAAGTTATATTTATTTTTTAAAGATCTTCCTCAAACTTTATGGTTCAACCATAGTGCACCAAGAATTAAATCAGGCGAAATTATCCCAAAAAATTTTACTAACGCTGATGGAAGGAATATCCTAGAGCTTATGGTAGCTGATCCTTTGTTAATTCGTCGACCCTTAATTCAAGTTGGTCAGACTTATAACGCAGGTTTCGAACAAGATACTATTAATAACTGGATTGGATTAAATCCTATACAATCTTCTGCTGAAGATTTAGAGACTTGCCCTCGCACACATGAAGAAAATTAA
- the nifB gene encoding nitrogenase cofactor biosynthesis protein NifB, which yields MLQTTGLTNNNASIANKTNSTETLSTPKAKESCACPSTGDKPQLDASIQERIARHPCYSEDAHHHYARMHVAVAPACNIQCNYCNRKYDCANESRPGVVSEVLTPEEAAHKALVIGGKIPQMTVLGIAGPGDPLANPKQTFRTFELVAEKAPDIKLCLSSNGLMLPEYIDRIKELNIDHVTLTINMVDPEIGAKIYPWVRYNRKRYKGIEGVKILHEKQMESLDALREADILCKVNSVMIPGINDEHLVEVNRVIQSKGAFLHNIMPLISAPEHGTHFGLTGQRGPTPKELKALQDKCSGNMKMMRHCRQCRADAVGLLGEDRSQEFTKDKFLEMKPEYDLKQRQDVHANIEKFTAEVNMAKAEQSTQNEIDTPTILVAVATKGNRLVNQHFGHATEFQIFEVNGTDVKFVAHRKVDHYCQSGYGEETSLDSIIKSISDCKGVLASKIGLCPQEALRKAGLEPYEAYDIIDNVAINFYKEYMQKQTVGV from the coding sequence ATGCTACAAACTACTGGTTTGACTAATAATAACGCATCTATAGCCAACAAGACGAATTCTACAGAAACGTTATCTACTCCTAAAGCTAAGGAAAGCTGCGCTTGTCCTTCAACAGGAGACAAGCCACAACTAGATGCTAGTATTCAAGAACGTATTGCTAGGCACCCATGTTACAGCGAGGATGCCCATCATCACTACGCAAGAATGCACGTTGCTGTCGCTCCTGCCTGCAATATCCAATGTAACTATTGTAACCGTAAATACGATTGTGCTAACGAAAGCCGTCCTGGCGTCGTTAGTGAAGTACTAACCCCAGAAGAGGCAGCCCATAAGGCTTTAGTTATTGGTGGCAAGATACCCCAAATGACAGTACTAGGAATTGCTGGTCCTGGGGATCCACTAGCTAATCCTAAGCAGACATTTCGTACCTTTGAGCTAGTTGCGGAGAAAGCTCCGGATATTAAACTCTGCTTGTCTAGTAACGGCTTGATGCTTCCTGAATATATAGATCGTATCAAAGAGCTGAATATCGACCATGTTACATTAACAATAAATATGGTTGATCCTGAAATTGGAGCTAAAATCTATCCTTGGGTTCGTTATAATCGTAAGCGTTACAAGGGAATAGAAGGTGTTAAGATCCTTCATGAAAAACAAATGGAGTCTCTTGATGCACTTAGAGAAGCAGATATTCTCTGTAAAGTTAACTCTGTAATGATACCAGGTATAAACGATGAGCATCTTGTAGAGGTAAACAGAGTTATTCAGTCGAAAGGTGCATTTCTTCATAACATAATGCCTTTAATTTCTGCTCCTGAGCATGGTACTCATTTTGGTTTGACAGGTCAAAGAGGCCCTACTCCAAAAGAACTAAAAGCTCTTCAGGATAAGTGCTCGGGCAATATGAAAATGATGCGCCACTGTCGTCAGTGCCGTGCCGATGCTGTAGGATTGCTGGGAGAAGATCGTTCTCAAGAATTTACTAAAGATAAATTTTTAGAGATGAAACCTGAATATGACCTAAAGCAGAGACAAGATGTTCATGCAAATATTGAGAAATTCACAGCCGAAGTGAATATGGCCAAGGCAGAACAAAGTACTCAAAATGAGATAGACACGCCTACGATTTTAGTAGCGGTAGCAACTAAAGGCAATCGGCTCGTCAACCAGCACTTCGGTCATGCTACAGAGTTTCAAATTTTTGAAGTAAATGGTACTGATGTAAAATTCGTTGCTCATCGTAAAGTTGATCATTATTGTCAATCTGGTTATGGTGAAGAAACAAGCTTAGATAGTATTATCAAATCTATTTCCGATTGCAAAGGAGTTCTAGCTTCTAAGATTGGTCTTTGTCCCCAAGAAGCGCTTCGAAAAGCCGGTCTGGAACCTTATGAAGCATATGACATTATTGATAATGTCGCTATTAATTTTTACAAAGAGTATATGCAAAAGCAAACTGTAGGAGTTTAA
- the nifT gene encoding putative nitrogen fixation protein NifT: MKVILRNDAGSLSIYVPKKDLEEGVVSESVEGSGKILTLANGWRLQIDNLNDETHLPQTFDAKRLPDE; the protein is encoded by the coding sequence ATGAAGGTCATTTTACGTAATGATGCTGGGAGCTTGTCTATTTATGTACCCAAAAAAGATTTAGAAGAAGGTGTTGTTTCAGAAAGTGTTGAAGGGAGCGGAAAAATTTTGACTCTAGCAAATGGTTGGAGACTACAAATTGATAACCTTAATGATGAAACACATTTGCCTCAAACTTTTGATGCAAAACGTCTACCAGATGAATAG